One Marinibacterium anthonyi genomic region harbors:
- the phbC_2 gene encoding Poly-beta-hydroxybutyrate polymerase, which produces MPKDQTSTDAGSAPTTPAPTGRSPKDLPPEHWTYETFDRALRAGFGRLTGGLSVHAIADAWMDYYSHLSRSPGRTMEIWEQAAKNQYSMFRGIMDEKEGFVPEQGDHRFDNPAWSQLPFRAWKQAFLAAEASAEYACADLPGMRPQSGERVRFMVRQGLDTLSPSNSPVLNPEIAAKTLQSGGHNLVEGMRNFAEDMGHAMDGGTGTGDQFRVGDNVACTPGQVVFRNELMELIQYAPQTDTVHPEPILIVPAWIMKYYILDLSQTNSLIGYLLKQGFTVFAISWRNPTRDQSDLSMDDYRQMGIGAALAAVNKIVPDQKVHACGYCLGGTLLSIEAATMARDGDDRLASISLLAAQTDFSEAGELMLFVDDSQIAMLEDVMWDQGYLDRNQMAGAFQILRARELIWTKYVRRYLLAQDERDFDISAWSRDTTRMPYRMHSQYLRGLFLENRLTAGRFSVEGKVIALKDIHQPFFVVGTEKDHIAPWKSVYKTTLFTDGDLTFVLTAGGHNGGILSEPGHSHARYRKGHRTPDKQYMDPDTWLATHDPQSGSWWLEWRDWLVEQAKGDMTAPPRMGAPLQGLRPLCPAPGTYVLEP; this is translated from the coding sequence ATGCCGAAGGACCAGACCAGCACCGACGCCGGATCCGCCCCCACCACGCCCGCGCCCACGGGCCGTTCGCCCAAGGATCTGCCGCCCGAACACTGGACGTACGAGACCTTTGATCGCGCCCTGCGCGCGGGTTTCGGGCGGCTGACCGGGGGCCTGTCGGTCCATGCCATCGCCGATGCCTGGATGGATTACTATTCGCACCTGTCCCGGTCCCCCGGCCGCACGATGGAGATCTGGGAACAGGCCGCCAAGAACCAGTACAGCATGTTTCGCGGGATCATGGACGAGAAGGAAGGCTTTGTTCCCGAACAGGGCGACCACCGGTTCGACAACCCCGCCTGGAGCCAGCTGCCCTTTCGTGCCTGGAAACAGGCCTTCCTGGCGGCCGAGGCCAGCGCCGAATATGCCTGTGCCGACCTGCCGGGGATGCGGCCGCAAAGCGGCGAACGGGTGCGGTTCATGGTGCGCCAGGGGCTGGACACCCTGTCGCCGTCGAATTCGCCGGTGCTGAACCCCGAGATCGCCGCGAAGACGCTGCAATCGGGCGGGCACAACCTGGTCGAGGGGATGCGCAACTTTGCCGAGGACATGGGCCATGCGATGGATGGCGGCACCGGGACGGGCGATCAGTTCCGGGTCGGCGACAACGTCGCCTGCACACCGGGCCAGGTGGTCTTTCGCAACGAGCTGATGGAACTGATCCAGTATGCGCCGCAGACCGACACGGTGCATCCCGAGCCGATCCTGATCGTGCCGGCGTGGATCATGAAGTACTACATCCTCGACCTCAGCCAGACCAATTCGCTGATCGGCTACCTGCTGAAACAGGGCTTTACCGTCTTCGCCATCTCCTGGCGCAACCCGACGCGCGACCAGTCGGACCTGTCGATGGACGATTACCGGCAGATGGGCATCGGCGCCGCGCTGGCCGCCGTCAACAAGATCGTGCCGGATCAGAAGGTCCACGCCTGCGGCTATTGCCTGGGCGGCACGCTGCTGTCGATCGAAGCCGCGACCATGGCGCGGGATGGCGACGACCGGCTGGCCTCGATCTCGCTTCTGGCGGCGCAGACCGATTTTTCCGAAGCGGGCGAGCTGATGCTGTTTGTCGATGACAGCCAGATCGCCATGCTGGAGGACGTGATGTGGGACCAGGGCTACCTGGACCGCAACCAGATGGCCGGCGCCTTCCAGATCCTGCGCGCGCGCGAACTGATCTGGACGAAATACGTGCGCCGCTACCTGCTGGCCCAGGACGAACGCGATTTCGACATTTCCGCCTGGAGCCGGGACACCACGCGCATGCCCTACCGGATGCATTCGCAATACCTGCGGGGCCTGTTCCTGGAAAACCGGCTGACGGCGGGCCGGTTCTCGGTCGAGGGCAAGGTGATCGCGCTGAAGGACATCCACCAGCCGTTCTTTGTGGTCGGCACGGAAAAGGACCACATCGCGCCGTGGAAGTCGGTCTACAAGACGACGCTGTTCACCGACGGCGACCTGACCTTCGTGCTGACGGCCGGCGGCCACAACGGCGGCATCCTCAGCGAACCGGGCCACAGCCACGCCCGCTATCGCAAGGGGCACCGGACGCCGGACAAGCAGTACATGGATCCCGACACCTGGCTGGCCACCCATGACCCGCAATCCGGATCCTGGTGGTTGGAATGGCGCGACTGGCTGGTCGAACAGGCCAAGGGCGACATGACCGCACCGCCCAGGATGGGCGCGCCCCTGCAGGGACTGCGCCCGCTTTGCCCCGCGCCGGGGACCTACGTGCTTGAACCCTGA
- a CDS encoding cytochrome c oxidase, cbb3-type, subunit III — protein MRTGAVLTIAALVVAMAGGGQAQDLEAGEELFMDHCVQCHGADGKGDGPMAEMLAITTPDLTTISARNGGTFPTAAVAEQIDGRARVLAHGGDMPLFGPFLETDQHVPLRLPSGQTMMTGLPLANVMVYLESIQTD, from the coding sequence ATGAGGACAGGCGCGGTATTGACGATTGCGGCCCTGGTTGTGGCCATGGCCGGCGGCGGACAGGCTCAGGATCTTGAGGCCGGGGAAGAGCTGTTCATGGATCACTGCGTGCAATGCCACGGGGCGGACGGCAAGGGCGACGGGCCGATGGCCGAAATGCTGGCGATCACCACGCCGGACCTGACCACGATCAGCGCCCGCAACGGCGGCACCTTCCCCACGGCGGCGGTGGCCGAACAGATCGACGGGCGGGCCAGGGTGCTGGCCCACGGCGGGGACATGCCCCTGTTCGGCCCGTTCCTTGAGACCGATCAGCACGTGCCGCTGCGCCTGCCCAGCGGGCAGACCATGATGACCGGGCTGCCGCTGGCCAATGTCATGGTCTACCTGGAAAGCATCCAGACCGACTGA
- the kch gene encoding Voltage-gated potassium channel Kch codes for MLDRIRALYQDDTPRAHAFRYGLLVFDVTTVLFVVVTSFFPHTLFVEATDAVFGVLILADFLFRFAIEGSKGRFLLRLATWADVVAILSFLAPIAGEGLGFLRILRTLRLLHTYELLARLRKDFAFFRRNEDIILASVNIGVFLFVMTGLIYATQVHINPEIRNYADALYFTVTTLTTTGFGDITLKGPGGRLLSVAVMIFGVTLFLRLLQVLFRPAKVRYECPTCGLVLHDADAVHCKHCGETVHIRTEGYS; via the coding sequence ATGCTTGACCGAATCAGAGCGCTCTACCAGGACGACACGCCCCGGGCGCATGCCTTTCGCTACGGATTGCTGGTCTTCGATGTGACGACCGTGCTGTTCGTGGTGGTCACGTCGTTCTTTCCGCATACGCTGTTCGTAGAGGCGACGGACGCGGTGTTTGGCGTTCTCATCCTGGCCGATTTCCTGTTCCGCTTCGCCATCGAAGGCTCCAAGGGCCGGTTCCTGTTGCGGCTGGCGACCTGGGCGGATGTCGTCGCGATCCTGTCCTTCCTGGCGCCCATCGCGGGCGAGGGGCTGGGCTTTCTGCGGATCCTGCGCACGCTGCGGCTGCTGCACACCTACGAGCTTCTGGCGCGGCTCAGGAAGGACTTTGCCTTCTTTCGGCGCAACGAGGACATCATCCTGGCGTCGGTCAATATCGGCGTGTTCCTCTTCGTGATGACGGGGCTGATCTATGCGACCCAGGTCCATATCAACCCCGAGATCCGCAATTACGCCGATGCGCTGTATTTCACGGTCACGACCCTGACGACCACGGGGTTCGGGGACATCACGCTGAAGGGTCCGGGTGGGCGGCTTCTGTCGGTGGCGGTGATGATCTTTGGCGTCACGCTGTTCCTGCGGCTGCTGCAGGTGCTGTTTCGCCCCGCCAAGGTGCGGTACGAATGTCCGACCTGCGGGCTGGTGTTGCACGATGCCGATGCGGTGCATTGCAAGCATTGCGGCGAGACGGTGCATATCCGCACCGAAGGCTACAGCTGA
- a CDS encoding Sulfite exporter TauE/SafE, which translates to MISDNDGEATTISLPPEGTGAGLYGVGRIALVAFLILLIVFGPGLGALVANWWLPLIGVGGALVANSTGIGGGVVFVPAFDQLGVAQGQIVGTSLIIQSFGMTMGAMTYLARRRRRRRPEGLSNGCYRMVIALTVVPAVITAWLATEGGIRPDLPLKTVFKAISLTLVALIVASEILPKPDTEARRITREKDAVFLLAIGVLGGFFVGWISIGVGELLAVYLLLRGARGSDAIGLAVIVTSATVLTLGLATGFDLPADRATWLLVAPGALLGGFLAPCVLSFVGQSRVKWFCAVFIVLSALVA; encoded by the coding sequence ATGATTTCAGACAATGACGGCGAGGCCACGACCATTTCCCTGCCGCCCGAAGGCACCGGGGCGGGCCTGTATGGCGTCGGGCGAATCGCCCTTGTCGCGTTTCTGATCCTTCTGATCGTTTTCGGCCCCGGGCTGGGCGCGCTTGTCGCAAACTGGTGGTTGCCGCTGATCGGGGTGGGGGGCGCGCTGGTCGCCAATTCCACCGGGATCGGTGGCGGCGTGGTGTTCGTGCCGGCTTTCGACCAGTTGGGGGTGGCGCAGGGCCAGATCGTTGGAACCTCGCTGATCATCCAGAGCTTTGGCATGACCATGGGGGCGATGACCTACCTGGCGCGCCGCCGGCGACGGCGCCGCCCCGAGGGTCTGTCGAACGGGTGTTACCGCATGGTGATCGCCCTGACCGTCGTGCCGGCGGTGATCACCGCCTGGCTGGCGACCGAAGGCGGGATCCGGCCCGACCTGCCGCTGAAAACCGTGTTCAAGGCGATCTCGCTGACGCTGGTGGCGCTGATCGTGGCGTCCGAGATCCTGCCGAAACCCGACACCGAGGCGCGCCGGATCACGCGCGAGAAGGATGCCGTCTTTCTGCTGGCGATCGGCGTGCTGGGCGGGTTCTTTGTCGGCTGGATCTCGATCGGGGTGGGCGAGTTGCTGGCGGTCTACCTGCTGCTGCGCGGCGCGCGCGGCAGTGACGCGATCGGGCTGGCGGTGATCGTGACATCGGCCACGGTGCTGACGCTGGGGCTGGCCACCGGCTTTGACCTGCCCGCCGACAGGGCCACCTGGCTGCTGGTGGCGCCGGGCGCGTTGCTGGGCGGGTTCCTGGCGCCTTGCGTGCTGTCCTTTGTCGGGCAGTCGCGGGTGAAATGGTTCTGCGCCGTCTTCATCGTGCTGTCGGCCCTTGTCGCCTGA
- a CDS encoding geranylgeranyl reductase family protein encodes MTRVAIIGNGLAGRLGALYLLRQMPGIEITVIDPDAPNKPIVGESTVEVTAQFMKSLGLGTYLEDNHKHKYGLTYYFSLPRDGMDPDAPEYIQHEAPGVIRMPAYNLNRHTFDAELSRRIDPHVSKITGKVTNVGFSDGMGGQQTIHVTTNDGDMLTVTADHVIDCSGRARVLTKQMNLHMDSPSQRSSYWFRLEGFDRSILTGLKLVKKDHHTYDSYYVTHHFYGHGYWIWFIPMQGENGEDLASVGITYRSDVSGEKAMNMDILLGILDRDHPKVAQIIRTGRKVDEARYFNYMYEASQYYDPMGRWFMVGDSGFAFDPANSFGIAYLGHEIPQVTSMIMKARDGILTKDYVMAMEGHVKAQLTLQDQLAGRYTYMGDPIKMAWTLVFTNMTYFHILLPDYMTGAFLNAGAAGRVAKFLMRKPAKMQPPSYPYPMIIDKLADTTDAAEIVRRAPGLYETAIPFSYYRPDHINRGRLAAGYFYKRGWLLGKAMRLLRWWQDPSMYPMAAKQYLMIVRDWLVALLLFLRPQLYERNLSKTPEMTSAFDPGYSFLFPPKPPMAVEEMPETAPRKDAPQTETAKEAVLA; translated from the coding sequence ATGACGCGTGTTGCCATTATCGGAAACGGCCTGGCCGGCCGCCTTGGGGCGCTTTACCTTCTGCGCCAGATGCCCGGGATCGAGATCACGGTGATCGACCCGGACGCACCGAACAAGCCGATCGTCGGCGAAAGCACGGTCGAGGTCACGGCCCAGTTCATGAAGTCGCTGGGGTTGGGCACCTACCTGGAAGACAACCACAAGCACAAGTACGGGCTGACCTATTACTTCAGCCTGCCGCGCGACGGCATGGATCCCGACGCGCCGGAATACATCCAGCACGAGGCCCCCGGCGTGATCCGCATGCCCGCCTACAACCTGAACCGCCACACCTTCGATGCCGAATTGTCCCGCCGCATCGACCCGCATGTGTCCAAGATCACCGGCAAGGTCACCAATGTCGGTTTCTCCGACGGGATGGGCGGCCAGCAGACCATCCACGTGACCACCAATGACGGCGACATGCTGACGGTCACGGCCGATCATGTCATCGATTGTTCGGGCCGCGCCCGGGTGCTGACCAAGCAGATGAACCTGCATATGGACTCGCCCAGCCAGCGGTCCAGCTACTGGTTCCGGCTGGAAGGCTTCGACAGGTCGATCCTGACCGGTCTGAAGCTGGTCAAGAAGGACCACCACACCTACGATTCCTACTATGTGACCCACCATTTCTACGGCCATGGCTACTGGATCTGGTTCATCCCCATGCAGGGCGAAAACGGCGAGGATCTGGCCAGCGTCGGCATCACCTACCGCTCGGACGTGTCCGGCGAAAAGGCGATGAACATGGATATCCTGCTGGGCATCCTCGACCGCGACCACCCGAAGGTGGCGCAGATCATCCGCACGGGCCGCAAGGTCGATGAGGCGCGGTATTTCAACTACATGTACGAGGCCAGCCAGTATTACGACCCGATGGGACGGTGGTTCATGGTGGGCGACAGCGGGTTCGCCTTCGACCCCGCCAACAGCTTTGGCATCGCCTACCTGGGGCACGAGATCCCGCAGGTGACGTCCATGATCATGAAGGCCCGCGACGGGATCCTGACAAAGGATTACGTCATGGCGATGGAAGGTCACGTCAAGGCGCAGCTGACCCTGCAGGACCAGCTGGCCGGGCGGTATACCTACATGGGCGACCCGATCAAGATGGCCTGGACGCTGGTCTTTACCAACATGACCTATTTCCACATCCTGCTGCCCGACTACATGACCGGCGCCTTCCTGAACGCCGGGGCCGCCGGGCGGGTGGCAAAGTTCCTGATGCGCAAACCGGCCAAGATGCAGCCGCCCAGCTATCCCTACCCGATGATCATCGACAAGCTGGCCGACACCACGGATGCCGCCGAGATCGTCCGCCGCGCGCCGGGGCTTTATGAAACCGCGATCCCGTTCAGCTATTACCGGCCCGATCACATCAACCGGGGGCGGCTGGCGGCGGGGTATTTCTACAAGCGCGGCTGGCTGCTGGGCAAAGCGATGCGGTTGCTGCGGTGGTGGCAGGATCCGTCGATGTATCCGATGGCGGCCAAGCAGTACCTGATGATCGTCCGCGACTGGCTGGTGGCGTTGCTGCTGTTCCTGCGGCCGCAGCTGTACGAACGCAACCTGTCCAAGACGCCCGAGATGACGTCGGCCTTCGATCCCGGCTACAGCTTCCTTTTCCCGCCCAAACCGCCAATGGCGGTCGAGGAAATGCCCGAAACGGCGCCCCGGAAGGATGCGCCGCAGACCGAAACGGCGAAGGAAGCCGTCCTGGCCTGA
- the gcvP gene encoding Glycine dehydrogenase [decarboxylating] has product MPFTPTDYLPYDFANRRHIGPSPAEMADMLAVVGAKDLATLIDETVPKGIRQAQPLDFGKPKSERELLHHMRETAARNKVLTSLIGQGYYGTVTPPAIQRNILENPAWYTAYTPYQPEIAQGRLEALLNYQTMVSDLTGLEIANASLLDEATACAEAMTMAQRIAKSKAKAFFVDENCHPQNISVIQTRAAPLGIEVIVGSPDDLDPTAVFGAIFQYPGTHGHLRDFTPEIAALHGAQAVGIVSADIMALTLLKEPGAMGADIAVGSTQRFGVPVGYGGPHAAYMATQAKNARSMPGRIVGVSVDSHGNRAYRLSLQTREQHIRREKATSNVCTAQALLAVMSGFYAVFHGPEGLKAIAQRIHRKAVRLARGLEESGFAVEPGSFFDTITVEVGALQAAVMKSAVDEGVNLRAVGKTKVGISLDERTRPDTLRQVWRAFGITDREPDVTAEYRIPDALLRTSDYLTHPIFHMNRAETEMMRYMRRLSDRDLALDRAMIPLGSCTMKLNSAAEMMPISWGEFSLIHPYVPADQAEGYAEMIGDLSAKLCQITGYAAFSMQPNSGAQGEYAGLLTIAGYHRANGQGHRNVCLIPMSAHGTNPASAQMVGWKVVPVQSAENGDIDLEDFRAKAEQHGENLAACMITYPSTHGVFEETVLEVCKIVHDHGGQVYIDGANMNAMVGLSRPGDLGGDVSHLNLHKTFCIPHGGGGPGMGPIGVKEHLVPHLPGDPVNGTGAVSAAAFGSPSLLPISWAYCLMMGGEGLTQATRVAILNANYIAKRLEGAFEVLYKGPTGRVAHECIIDTRPFATSAHVTVDDIAKRLMDCGFHAPTMSFPVSGTLMVEPTESETKAELDRFCDAMLAIRDEIAQIEKGEIDAENNPLKNAPHTMEDLVREWDRPYSRETGCFPPGAFRVDKYWPPVNRVDNVWGDRNLTCTCPPMTDYAEAAE; this is encoded by the coding sequence ATGCCTTTCACGCCAACCGACTACCTTCCCTACGACTTCGCCAACCGTCGCCACATCGGTCCGTCGCCCGCCGAAATGGCCGACATGCTGGCCGTCGTGGGCGCAAAGGATCTGGCCACCCTCATCGACGAGACGGTGCCGAAAGGCATCCGGCAGGCGCAGCCGCTGGACTTTGGCAAGCCCAAGTCCGAACGCGAGCTGCTGCACCACATGCGCGAGACGGCGGCCAGGAACAAGGTCCTGACCTCGCTGATCGGGCAGGGCTATTACGGCACGGTCACGCCGCCGGCAATCCAGCGCAACATCCTGGAAAATCCCGCCTGGTACACGGCTTACACGCCCTATCAGCCCGAGATCGCGCAAGGCCGCCTGGAAGCGCTGCTGAACTACCAGACCATGGTGTCCGACCTGACGGGGCTTGAGATCGCCAACGCCTCGCTGCTGGATGAAGCGACCGCCTGTGCCGAGGCGATGACCATGGCCCAGCGGATCGCCAAGTCGAAGGCCAAGGCGTTTTTCGTGGACGAGAATTGCCATCCGCAGAACATTTCGGTCATCCAGACCCGCGCGGCGCCCCTGGGGATCGAGGTCATCGTCGGGTCGCCCGACGATCTGGACCCGACCGCCGTCTTCGGCGCGATCTTCCAGTACCCCGGCACCCATGGCCACCTGCGGGACTTCACGCCCGAAATCGCCGCGCTGCATGGCGCGCAGGCGGTTGGCATCGTGTCCGCCGACATCATGGCACTGACGCTGCTGAAGGAACCGGGCGCGATGGGTGCCGACATTGCCGTGGGATCGACCCAGCGGTTCGGCGTGCCGGTCGGCTATGGCGGCCCGCACGCGGCCTATATGGCGACGCAGGCGAAAAACGCGCGGTCGATGCCGGGCCGGATCGTCGGCGTGTCGGTCGACAGCCATGGCAACCGCGCCTATCGGCTGTCCCTGCAGACCCGCGAACAGCACATCCGCCGCGAAAAGGCCACGTCGAACGTGTGCACGGCGCAGGCGCTGCTGGCCGTGATGTCGGGCTTTTACGCGGTGTTCCATGGCCCCGAGGGGCTGAAGGCCATCGCCCAGCGGATCCATCGCAAGGCCGTCCGGCTTGCCCGCGGGCTTGAAGAATCCGGGTTCGCCGTCGAACCCGGGTCCTTCTTCGACACGATCACGGTCGAGGTCGGCGCGCTGCAGGCGGCGGTGATGAAATCCGCGGTGGACGAAGGCGTGAACCTTCGGGCCGTCGGCAAGACCAAGGTCGGCATCTCGCTGGATGAACGCACCCGGCCCGACACGCTGCGACAAGTCTGGCGGGCCTTTGGCATTACCGACCGCGAACCGGACGTGACCGCCGAATACCGGATCCCCGACGCGCTGTTGCGCACGTCGGATTACCTGACCCACCCGATCTTTCACATGAACCGGGCCGAGACCGAGATGATGCGCTACATGCGCCGCCTTTCGGACCGCGACCTGGCGCTGGACCGCGCGATGATCCCGCTGGGCTCCTGCACCATGAAGCTGAATTCGGCCGCCGAGATGATGCCGATCTCCTGGGGGGAATTTTCGCTGATCCACCCCTATGTGCCGGCGGATCAGGCCGAAGGCTACGCCGAGATGATCGGCGACCTGTCGGCCAAGCTGTGCCAGATCACGGGTTACGCGGCGTTCTCCATGCAGCCGAATTCGGGCGCGCAGGGCGAATACGCGGGGCTGCTGACCATCGCCGGCTATCACCGGGCGAACGGGCAGGGGCATCGCAATGTCTGCCTGATTCCGATGTCGGCCCATGGCACCAACCCGGCGTCGGCCCAGATGGTCGGCTGGAAGGTCGTGCCGGTGCAATCGGCTGAAAACGGTGACATCGACCTGGAGGATTTCCGCGCCAAGGCCGAACAGCACGGCGAGAACCTGGCGGCCTGCATGATCACCTATCCCTCGACCCACGGGGTGTTCGAGGAGACGGTGCTGGAGGTCTGCAAGATCGTCCACGACCATGGCGGCCAGGTCTATATCGACGGGGCCAACATGAACGCCATGGTGGGCCTGTCCCGTCCCGGCGACCTGGGCGGCGACGTCAGCCACCTGAACCTGCACAAGACCTTCTGCATCCCCCACGGCGGCGGTGGCCCCGGCATGGGACCGATCGGCGTGAAGGAACATCTTGTCCCACATCTGCCCGGTGATCCCGTAAATGGGACAGGTGCGGTGTCGGCGGCGGCCTTCGGGTCGCCTTCGCTGCTGCCGATTTCGTGGGCCTATTGCCTGATGATGGGCGGCGAGGGCCTGACCCAGGCGACGCGGGTGGCGATCCTGAACGCCAACTACATCGCCAAGCGGCTCGAGGGCGCGTTCGAGGTGCTGTACAAGGGGCCGACGGGCCGGGTGGCGCATGAATGCATCATCGACACGCGCCCCTTTGCGACGTCGGCCCATGTCACGGTGGACGATATCGCCAAGCGGCTGATGGATTGCGGGTTCCACGCGCCGACCATGAGCTTTCCGGTGTCCGGCACACTTATGGTCGAACCGACCGAATCCGAGACAAAGGCCGAGCTCGACCGCTTCTGTGACGCGATGCTGGCGATCCGGGACGAGATCGCGCAGATCGAGAAGGGCGAGATCGACGCCGAGAACAACCCGCTGAAGAACGCGCCCCACACGATGGAAGACCTCGTCCGGGAATGGGACAGGCCCTACAGCCGTGAGACAGGGTGCTTCCCGCCGGGCGCCTTCCGGGTCGACAAGTACTGGCCGCCGGTCAATCGCGTGGACAACGTCTGGGGCGACCGCAACCTGACCTGCACCTGCCCACCGATGACGGATTACGCCGAAGCGGCGGAATAA
- the gcvH gene encoding Glycine cleavage system H protein: MKYTEEHEWLEVEGDIVTVGITEHATEQLGDLVFVELPEVGATVTKDDEIVVIESVKAASDIRAPLDGEIVEVNETLTNNPALVNEDPLNDGWFFKIRPTDPSQMDEYMDEAAYKAMID, translated from the coding sequence ATGAAATACACCGAAGAACACGAATGGCTCGAAGTCGAAGGCGACATCGTGACCGTGGGCATTACCGAACACGCGACCGAACAGCTGGGTGACCTTGTCTTTGTCGAACTGCCCGAAGTGGGCGCGACCGTCACCAAGGACGACGAGATCGTCGTGATCGAAAGCGTCAAGGCGGCATCCGACATCCGCGCGCCGCTGGACGGCGAGATCGTCGAGGTCAACGAGACGCTGACCAACAACCCCGCCCTTGTGAACGAAGACCCGCTGAACGACGGCTGGTTCTTCAAGATCCGGCCCACGGATCCGTCCCAGATGGACGAATACATGGACGAAGCGGCCTACAAGGCCATGATCGATTGA
- the gcvT_12 gene encoding Aminomethyltransferase, whose translation MPHDTLNVSSAQAMGARVPDLKRTPLHDLHVELGARMVPFAGYDMPVQYGLGVMKEHQHTREKAGLFDVSHMGQVIARGADYAAAAVALESLIPVDILGLKENRQRYGLFTRDDGGISDDLMLANRGDHVFLVVNAACKDADIAHLKSLEPGVKITPVTDCALLALQGPASGAVLAAMDPRAADMGFMDVATLDLDGVAAWVSRSGYTGEDGYEISIPEADADAIARKLLAHPDVEPIGLGARDSLRLEAGLCLYGHDIDTTTTPVEAALSWAIQKVRRTDGARAGGFPGAGPILEQLADGAPRKRVGLRPEGRAPMREGVALFAEDTGGVAIGTITSGGFGPTLGAPIAMGYLPAAFSAEGTTLYGELRGRRVPVTVTALPFVPARFKRKPVEAQA comes from the coding sequence ATGCCGCATGATACACTCAACGTGTCATCGGCCCAAGCGATGGGGGCAAGGGTGCCGGATCTGAAACGGACGCCGCTACACGACCTGCACGTCGAACTCGGGGCACGAATGGTGCCCTTCGCCGGCTATGACATGCCGGTGCAATACGGGCTTGGCGTGATGAAGGAACATCAGCACACGCGCGAAAAGGCCGGGCTGTTCGATGTCAGCCACATGGGGCAGGTGATCGCCAGGGGGGCGGATTATGCCGCTGCTGCCGTGGCGCTGGAATCCCTGATCCCGGTCGACATCCTGGGGCTGAAGGAGAACCGCCAGCGCTATGGCCTGTTCACCCGGGACGACGGGGGCATCAGCGACGACCTGATGCTGGCCAACCGGGGCGATCACGTCTTCCTGGTGGTCAACGCCGCCTGCAAGGACGCCGACATCGCGCATCTGAAATCGCTGGAGCCGGGGGTGAAAATCACCCCCGTAACGGACTGCGCGCTTCTGGCGCTGCAGGGCCCGGCCTCGGGGGCCGTGCTGGCGGCGATGGATCCGCGTGCCGCCGACATGGGTTTCATGGATGTCGCCACGCTGGATCTGGACGGGGTCGCGGCCTGGGTCTCGCGCTCGGGCTACACGGGCGAGGATGGCTACGAGATCTCGATCCCCGAAGCGGACGCCGATGCCATCGCGCGCAAGCTGCTGGCCCATCCGGATGTGGAACCCATCGGCCTTGGCGCGCGGGATTCACTGCGCCTGGAAGCGGGGCTTTGCCTTTACGGCCATGATATCGACACCACCACCACGCCGGTCGAAGCGGCGCTGAGCTGGGCGATTCAGAAGGTCCGCCGCACCGATGGCGCCCGCGCCGGCGGCTTTCCCGGGGCAGGGCCGATCCTGGAACAGCTGGCCGACGGCGCCCCCCGCAAACGGGTCGGTCTGCGCCCCGAAGGCCGGGCGCCGATGCGCGAGGGCGTCGCGCTGTTCGCCGAAGACACCGGCGGCGTGGCCATCGGCACCATCACCTCGGGCGGATTCGGGCCGACGCTGGGCGCGCCGATCGCCATGGGCTACCTGCCCGCCGCCTTCTCAGCCGAAGGCACCACCCTATATGGGGAGCTGCGCGGACGCCGCGTGCCGGTCACCGTCACCGCACTCCCCTTCGTCCCCGCCCGTTTCAAACGCAAGCCAGTGGAGGCACAGGCATGA